Proteins encoded within one genomic window of Paraglaciecola psychrophila 170:
- a CDS encoding cupredoxin domain-containing protein, producing the protein MNKVIGALTLCFGLFCQSLLAAVEEYHVQLKDHLFFPSQITIPANQKVKLIIYNQDNTPEEFDSFSLNRDKVIFANNKATIFIGPLQPGEYDFFGEYNPNTARGSVIVEHQKQKAADAN; encoded by the coding sequence GTGAATAAAGTTATAGGCGCTTTAACACTATGCTTTGGCTTATTTTGTCAGTCACTGTTGGCGGCTGTTGAGGAGTATCATGTCCAGCTCAAGGATCACCTATTTTTCCCATCACAGATTACCATCCCAGCAAATCAAAAAGTCAAACTCATAATCTATAACCAAGATAATACACCAGAGGAATTTGATAGCTTTTCACTCAATAGAGATAAAGTCATTTTTGCCAATAATAAAGCAACCATATTTATTGGCCCACTGCAGCCTGGCGAATACGATTTTTTTGGGGAGTATAACCCTAATACCGCAAGGGGTAGTGTGATCGTTGAACATCAAAAGCAAAAGGCTGCAGATGCTAATTAA